A genomic window from Tautonia rosea includes:
- the nuoL gene encoding NADH-quinone oxidoreductase subunit L has product MNQWQGWLYVASVLIPLVAFAIQIVASRGLRRWNAWVASGAIAASFLFSAIGFVSYFAETGGMLAPHHHGPSEDEGDGGDVDHAQVEASDARLIPIALRAEGEGGSNSAKVNGGSHDQKLAWTGEWTWIALGDRLSAEGRPLTVPMGVYVDQLTVIMFMMVTLIALLIHFYSMAYMAGDPRYPRFFAYLSLFCFSMLGLVAASNAFMVFIFWELVGICSYLLIGFWYEEKTNSNAANKAFITNRIGDVGMLLGLGLLWTQFGTFNIAEINAGLASVESRQLDGLGRITTRDPGEVVPVSVGGVERLVPYWVLVLAGLGVFAGCVGKSAQFPLHVWLPDAMAGPTPVSALIHAATMVAAGVYLVGRFFPLFTTEVLLIIAYTGGVTLFIAATIALVQVDYKKVLAYSTVSQLGFMMLALGVGGWAAGLFHLVTHAFFKALLFLGAGSVHHAVHTYDLRPLGGLRRKMPITATTMLLATLAISGVPLFSGFYSKDAILASAIHFVRAEPKHLLLLILPAVGAAMTAFYMFRMWFLIFTGEPRSESEGAGAERDPVAHAHESGPLITWPLRILAVPTVVIGWPLTILPLAMVGLPFHPVLENWLAYGEPLPAQPLGSAEVWAASTSLLVLVVGVGLAFLAYHPSKTIRRIDPARMARHFGGLYTLFVNKWYVDEIYGALVVNPVLSIARGLARFDQVVIDRIVNGLASAVVALSRWNRTIDRAVVDRFVMLVAQVLYFFGSVLRQVQTGKLRGYLMLLSFTFVVISVGIFIWISR; this is encoded by the coding sequence ATGAACCAGTGGCAGGGATGGCTCTACGTCGCTTCCGTCTTGATCCCCCTGGTTGCATTTGCCATCCAGATTGTGGCAAGCCGGGGATTGCGGCGGTGGAATGCCTGGGTTGCCTCAGGGGCAATTGCGGCATCGTTCCTGTTCTCAGCGATCGGGTTTGTGTCGTATTTCGCTGAGACGGGGGGGATGCTCGCGCCGCATCATCACGGCCCCTCGGAGGATGAGGGAGACGGGGGTGATGTTGACCATGCTCAGGTCGAGGCATCCGACGCGCGATTGATTCCCATCGCCCTTAGGGCGGAAGGGGAAGGCGGGTCGAATTCGGCCAAGGTCAACGGTGGAAGTCACGACCAGAAGCTCGCATGGACAGGAGAGTGGACCTGGATCGCACTGGGTGATCGACTGTCGGCAGAGGGCCGGCCGCTGACGGTCCCGATGGGGGTTTACGTCGATCAACTGACAGTGATCATGTTCATGATGGTGACGTTGATCGCACTGCTGATCCACTTCTACTCGATGGCCTACATGGCAGGTGACCCGCGGTATCCCAGGTTTTTCGCGTATCTGTCCCTGTTTTGCTTCTCGATGCTCGGGCTTGTGGCAGCCTCCAATGCGTTCATGGTGTTCATCTTCTGGGAACTGGTCGGGATTTGCTCGTACTTGCTGATTGGATTCTGGTACGAGGAGAAGACGAACAGCAACGCAGCGAACAAGGCCTTCATCACCAACCGGATCGGCGATGTAGGAATGCTTCTCGGTCTTGGCTTGCTCTGGACGCAGTTTGGCACGTTCAACATCGCGGAGATAAACGCAGGCCTCGCGAGCGTCGAATCCAGGCAGCTGGATGGGCTGGGACGGATCACGACCCGCGATCCGGGTGAGGTTGTGCCGGTTTCGGTGGGAGGAGTCGAGCGCCTGGTCCCCTACTGGGTTCTGGTGCTGGCGGGCCTCGGCGTGTTCGCCGGTTGCGTGGGCAAGAGCGCTCAGTTCCCGCTCCACGTCTGGTTGCCGGATGCAATGGCGGGGCCCACCCCCGTTTCGGCCTTGATCCATGCGGCAACAATGGTGGCGGCGGGTGTCTATCTCGTCGGGCGGTTCTTCCCTTTGTTTACGACAGAGGTCCTGCTGATCATTGCCTATACCGGCGGGGTCACGCTCTTCATTGCTGCAACGATTGCCCTGGTTCAGGTCGATTACAAGAAGGTGCTGGCCTATTCAACCGTCAGCCAACTGGGGTTTATGATGCTGGCGCTTGGGGTCGGGGGATGGGCGGCCGGGTTGTTCCATCTGGTGACCCACGCGTTTTTCAAGGCGTTGCTTTTTCTTGGCGCGGGGAGCGTTCATCACGCGGTCCATACGTATGACCTGCGACCGCTGGGCGGCCTGCGTCGAAAGATGCCGATCACTGCGACGACGATGCTTCTGGCTACGCTCGCGATCTCGGGAGTCCCTCTGTTCAGCGGGTTCTACTCCAAGGATGCCATACTGGCCTCGGCAATTCACTTCGTTCGAGCGGAACCGAAACACCTGCTGCTGTTGATTCTCCCCGCGGTGGGAGCAGCAATGACCGCGTTTTACATGTTCCGGATGTGGTTTCTCATCTTCACCGGTGAGCCACGAAGCGAGTCGGAAGGAGCGGGTGCCGAGCGCGATCCTGTCGCTCATGCCCATGAGAGCGGCCCGTTGATCACCTGGCCGCTCCGCATCCTGGCGGTCCCCACGGTGGTGATCGGCTGGCCGTTGACGATCTTGCCGCTGGCGATGGTTGGTCTCCCGTTTCATCCGGTTCTCGAGAACTGGCTCGCTTACGGAGAACCATTACCGGCACAGCCGCTGGGCTCGGCAGAAGTGTGGGCCGCGTCTACGTCCTTGCTCGTACTGGTCGTTGGGGTCGGTCTGGCGTTTTTGGCGTACCATCCGAGCAAGACGATCCGGCGGATTGATCCGGCCCGGATGGCTCGTCATTTTGGTGGGCTTTACACTCTCTTCGTCAACAAGTGGTATGTTGACGAGATTTACGGGGCTCTGGTCGTCAACCCAGTTCTGAGCATCGCTCGCGGTCTGGCCCGCTTCGATCAGGTTGTAATCGACAGGATCGTCAATGGCCTTGCCTCGGCGGTGGTGGCCCTGAGCCGATGGAATCGGACGATTGATCGTGCGGTCGTCGATCGGTTCGTGATGCTGGTGGCACAGGTTCTTTACTTCTTTGGCAGCGTCTTGCGTCAGGTTCAGACCGGAAAGCTCCGGGGATATCTGATGCTGCTTTCATTCACCTTCGTAGTGATATCGGTTGGAATTTTTATCTGGATCAGCCGCTAA
- a CDS encoding queuosine precursor transporter has product MSGPNASPYTTARLMPKGYGRVYRYYDLIMAAFVTVLLCTNLISAPKRVEIGGFVFGAGVLFFPISYLFNDILTEVYGYKRSRKVVWAGFGALAFAALVSQVVITLPAASNWPNQEIWETVFGGTWRIILASMAGFFAGEFINSYTLAKMKLWTEGRFLWTRTIGSTLTGEAADSMLFYPIAFLGRPGWTWDDVLTVMIANYFLKVMWEVVATPMTYAVVGFLKRAEHEDYYDRDTNFTPFSLET; this is encoded by the coding sequence ATGTCGGGCCCGAATGCGTCCCCTTACACGACCGCTCGACTCATGCCCAAGGGCTACGGTCGAGTGTACCGCTATTACGACCTGATCATGGCCGCCTTCGTGACGGTCTTGCTCTGCACGAACCTGATTTCTGCCCCGAAGCGGGTCGAGATCGGTGGATTCGTCTTCGGCGCAGGTGTTCTGTTCTTTCCGATCAGCTATCTGTTCAACGACATCCTGACCGAGGTCTACGGCTACAAACGCTCTCGCAAGGTCGTCTGGGCCGGATTTGGGGCCCTGGCCTTTGCAGCATTGGTCAGTCAGGTTGTGATCACACTCCCAGCGGCCTCGAACTGGCCAAACCAAGAGATCTGGGAAACCGTCTTCGGCGGCACCTGGCGCATCATCCTTGCTTCCATGGCCGGTTTCTTCGCAGGAGAATTTATCAATTCGTATACGCTGGCCAAGATGAAACTCTGGACCGAGGGGCGTTTTCTCTGGACCCGCACCATCGGCTCAACCCTTACGGGAGAAGCGGCCGACTCGATGCTCTTTTACCCAATCGCCTTTCTTGGGCGTCCCGGATGGACCTGGGACGACGTGCTCACAGTTATGATTGCAAACTACTTCTTGAAAGTCATGTGGGAAGTGGTTGCAACCCCAATGACATACGCCGTGGTCGGCTTCCTGAAGCGTGCTGAGCATGAGGATTACTACGACCGCGACACGAACTTCACCCCCTTTTCCCTGGAAACCTGA
- a CDS encoding PilZ domain-containing protein, producing MIHAVERRRFSRASTLEHHLMSLEVWEPRARWRTPGRILNISRSGALVSAGAKLPKRESLWLRLDHPEQTPWLAARVVRIDRNGAFGIEFLDSASELYEAATHGIRFGNVLGSIQDSDD from the coding sequence GTGATTCACGCTGTCGAGCGTCGCCGATTCTCGCGAGCCTCCACCCTGGAGCACCACCTGATGAGTCTCGAGGTCTGGGAGCCGAGGGCTCGGTGGAGGACTCCCGGTCGGATTCTCAACATCAGCCGATCGGGAGCATTGGTTTCGGCCGGTGCCAAGCTTCCGAAACGTGAGTCGCTTTGGCTGAGACTGGATCACCCCGAACAAACCCCCTGGCTCGCCGCCAGGGTGGTTCGGATCGATCGAAATGGGGCCTTCGGGATCGAATTCCTCGATTCCGCCAGCGAGCTCTACGAAGCCGCCACGCATGGAATTCGCTTCGGGAACGTGCTGGGAAGCATCCAGGACAGTGACGACTGA
- a CDS encoding SGNH/GDSL hydrolase family protein, with protein sequence MITPAAVFGFLGLLAPLPFGSGISDQESSSCIPSDGNRVVVIGDSITQAGDYVVYVEAYLLTRFPDRQITVINHGLSSETAAGTSEPDHPFPRPWIHDRFDRDVTKWNPDRVVACYGMNDGIYHPFAPERFEAYQRGILLLIDRTRTDTTARIDLLTPPPYDPYRRQVGDPDAREFGYRFPVVNYDEVLARYAAWLRSLADENQLVGDANSALTEHVEARRVDRVSYSIMPDGIHPNPTGHWLIAQTLLKAWNAPATVAEVFLDASTLNTSSNQIQQIERSEGIVAFHWKSPLPMPIDPRCDPESIRLEQVADLLNRYRLTVTGLEEGRYRLLAAESGTGQPAPMTVVTAAELAEGIDLTTLPDFPTVLAAQEVLQALAFHRSAQARAWRESIKDGGPPDIPPPGEDDDLMQPIRELCQPRELLIRIEPVADQAP encoded by the coding sequence GTGATCACCCCCGCTGCCGTCTTTGGTTTTCTTGGCTTACTGGCCCCTCTACCGTTCGGCTCTGGGATCTCTGACCAGGAAAGCTCGTCCTGCATCCCATCTGATGGAAACCGGGTCGTTGTCATTGGCGATAGCATCACACAGGCCGGAGATTACGTTGTCTATGTCGAGGCTTACCTCCTCACTCGATTTCCCGATCGTCAAATTACGGTGATCAACCACGGCCTGAGCAGCGAAACGGCTGCGGGAACCAGTGAACCCGACCACCCATTTCCCCGCCCCTGGATTCACGATCGATTCGACCGCGATGTGACGAAATGGAATCCCGATAGGGTCGTCGCCTGTTATGGGATGAATGATGGGATTTATCATCCGTTCGCACCCGAGCGATTCGAAGCGTATCAACGCGGTATTCTTCTGCTCATCGATCGGACTCGAACCGATACAACGGCACGCATCGACCTGCTCACCCCCCCACCCTACGACCCTTACCGCCGACAGGTGGGCGACCCGGACGCCAGGGAATTCGGCTATCGGTTTCCGGTCGTGAATTATGATGAGGTCCTGGCCCGTTATGCCGCCTGGCTGCGATCGTTGGCCGACGAGAATCAACTCGTTGGCGACGCGAACTCCGCACTGACCGAGCACGTTGAGGCACGTCGGGTCGATCGAGTGAGTTATTCCATCATGCCCGACGGGATTCATCCCAACCCGACCGGGCACTGGCTGATAGCCCAGACCTTGCTCAAGGCCTGGAATGCCCCCGCAACAGTGGCAGAGGTCTTCCTCGACGCAAGCACTCTCAACACCTCATCAAATCAGATTCAACAGATTGAGCGCAGCGAGGGCATTGTCGCTTTCCACTGGAAATCCCCCTTGCCGATGCCCATTGATCCCCGTTGCGACCCGGAATCGATCCGTCTCGAACAGGTCGCCGATCTGCTCAATCGATATCGCCTAACCGTGACAGGTTTGGAGGAAGGCCGCTATCGGCTCCTTGCTGCCGAGTCGGGAACCGGCCAGCCGGCACCGATGACCGTCGTGACCGCTGCAGAGCTGGCCGAGGGGATCGACCTGACCACGCTTCCCGACTTTCCCACGGTCCTCGCTGCTCAAGAGGTACTTCAAGCACTTGCCTTTCATCGATCCGCTCAGGCTCGGGCCTGGAGAGAATCAATCAAGGACGGAGGTCCTCCGGACATCCCTCCTCCCGGCGAAGATGACGATCTCATGCAGCCGATCCGCGAACTATGCCAGCCGCGCGAACTGCTCATTCGAATTGAGCCGGTCGCCGACCAGGCCCCGTGA
- a CDS encoding PspC domain-containing protein codes for MSKRCPYCDEEIQDAAIKCKHCLTWLDSPRNAPSSPYAWEVGPGKGGWTFGALRRPRQDRMIAGVCAAFGRFLGIDPTIIRITYAVVTAFTAGIPGVVLYIILALVIPLEDDPDRWTV; via the coding sequence ATGTCCAAACGATGCCCCTACTGCGATGAGGAAATTCAGGACGCAGCAATAAAATGCAAGCATTGCCTCACCTGGCTTGACTCACCCCGAAACGCCCCCTCTTCTCCCTATGCCTGGGAGGTCGGACCGGGCAAAGGTGGCTGGACCTTCGGCGCGCTTCGACGCCCCAGGCAGGACCGGATGATCGCCGGGGTTTGTGCGGCGTTCGGACGCTTTCTTGGGATCGATCCCACCATCATTCGCATCACCTACGCGGTGGTCACAGCCTTCACGGCTGGCATTCCGGGAGTCGTTCTGTATATCATCTTGGCGCTGGTCATTCCGCTCGAAGATGATCCGGACCGCTGGACCGTTTGA
- a CDS encoding Gfo/Idh/MocA family protein — MARTTRRTFLSGSVAAIGAGFAIGGTKASGRILGANDTINVAVAGLNGRGGSHVGEFAGLPGVRLSHLVDPDVRTFDKRVKQAVERGGSTPKTVQDIREVLDNPDVHAVSIATPNHWHALMSIWACQAGKDVYVEKPCSHNIHEGRIAVEAARKYDRIVQHGTQGRSSRSWAELLEITRSGRYGKLLVSRGLCYKPRNSIGFKPVQTPPSEVDFSLWLGPAQETPFHENLVHYNWHWFWDFGNGDIGNQGVHQMDVARWMIPDATHPTSVVSLGGRFGYEDQGETANTQVSVMDFDGTMLIFEVRGLPTDDYKGQKVGNVLHYEEGVVAGGRFYPKGQGDGEPLPRVDTSRGPGEGHFANFIEAIRSRKVDDLNADILEGHYSSAACHLANVSYQLGAPESFNSIDQAIGSDEAVQETVERMVEHLKDDNGLAVEGMQYRLGRRLRFNPETERFLDDDAANALLTRSYRAPFVVPESLA; from the coding sequence ATGGCTCGCACGACGCGTCGGACATTTCTTTCGGGCTCGGTGGCGGCCATCGGCGCCGGGTTCGCAATCGGGGGAACCAAGGCTTCCGGCCGAATTCTTGGTGCCAACGACACCATCAACGTCGCCGTTGCCGGACTCAACGGTCGCGGCGGCTCGCACGTCGGTGAATTCGCCGGGCTGCCCGGCGTTCGACTCAGTCACCTGGTCGATCCCGATGTCCGGACGTTTGACAAGCGCGTCAAGCAAGCCGTTGAACGTGGCGGATCGACTCCGAAGACGGTTCAGGACATCCGCGAGGTGCTCGACAACCCCGACGTCCACGCCGTCTCGATTGCGACCCCAAATCACTGGCACGCCTTGATGTCGATCTGGGCGTGTCAGGCGGGCAAGGATGTCTACGTCGAGAAACCGTGCAGCCACAATATCCACGAAGGTCGGATCGCCGTCGAGGCGGCTCGAAAATACGATCGGATCGTCCAGCACGGCACGCAGGGCCGTTCCAGTCGATCCTGGGCTGAGCTCCTCGAAATCACCCGATCCGGCCGATACGGCAAGCTGCTCGTCTCTCGAGGTCTCTGTTACAAACCTCGCAACAGCATCGGCTTCAAGCCGGTTCAGACTCCGCCGTCAGAAGTCGATTTCTCACTCTGGCTCGGACCCGCGCAGGAAACCCCGTTCCACGAGAACCTCGTCCATTACAACTGGCACTGGTTCTGGGACTTCGGCAACGGCGACATCGGCAACCAGGGGGTCCACCAGATGGACGTCGCCCGGTGGATGATTCCCGACGCCACCCATCCGACGAGTGTTGTCAGCCTGGGCGGACGATTTGGCTATGAAGATCAAGGGGAAACCGCCAACACCCAGGTTTCGGTCATGGACTTCGACGGCACGATGCTCATTTTCGAGGTTCGAGGGCTCCCAACTGACGACTACAAGGGCCAAAAAGTCGGCAACGTCCTGCACTACGAGGAGGGGGTCGTTGCTGGTGGTCGTTTCTATCCGAAAGGCCAGGGAGACGGTGAGCCGCTTCCCAGGGTTGATACCTCTCGAGGTCCCGGAGAAGGGCACTTCGCCAACTTCATCGAGGCCATCCGAAGCCGGAAGGTCGACGACCTGAACGCCGACATTCTGGAAGGCCATTACTCCAGCGCCGCCTGCCACCTGGCAAACGTCTCCTATCAACTTGGCGCTCCCGAATCGTTCAACTCGATCGACCAGGCCATCGGCTCCGACGAAGCCGTGCAAGAGACGGTCGAACGAATGGTGGAGCATCTCAAGGACGACAATGGCCTGGCGGTTGAAGGCATGCAATATCGCCTTGGCCGTCGGCTCCGCTTTAACCCCGAGACCGAGCGATTCCTTGACGACGATGCCGCCAACGCCCTGCTGACCCGGTCGTATCGGGCGCCGTTTGTGGTGCCGGAATCGCTTGCCTAA
- a CDS encoding complex I subunit 4 family protein — translation MSDNLLLSLLWAVPVVGSVLVLCLPGRNDLVIKTTAVGITTLTFVLSIVAFGAFLSLGEAGPDASLSARAERNTLTADEQTGFPMALDAAGDLVYRGPWIPYFNIQYFLGLDGISVSLVLLTALISLLACLASWGIETGIKGYFSLFLLLLGSMMGVFLALDLFLFFVFFEFMLLPMYFLIGVWGGENREYAAIKFLLYTLFGSVFILVAILILYFYAPEGAEALYTFDAIRLMGASEHFSGTIFGFGVQSVIFVLFLIGFLIKLPSVPFHTWLPDAHVQAPTPISMILAGVLLKIGGYGLIRMAWPLAPVGAYELSWFVAVLGVASILYGALAAMAQSDFKRLVAYSSVSHMGYVLLGLSVMNLFAPQYYAYGVNGAMFMMIAHGITSAGMFFLVGVVYERLHTRELDRMGGLMNVMPVYGGVTLLIFFGSMGLPGLCGFVAEVFVLLSAFNYSYVLALLAAASVVLTAGYILWTLQRVLLGRNDANRGLPDLSLRERLIAIPLVVLTVWLGIFPQTLIGWMSPAVDRVVATVVEANGFESRPEPEAVADDDRDGMDSVAKLDR, via the coding sequence ATGAGCGATAATCTGCTGCTGAGTCTTCTCTGGGCTGTCCCGGTCGTTGGCAGCGTGCTCGTCCTGTGCTTGCCGGGTCGAAACGATCTGGTGATCAAGACAACGGCGGTTGGCATCACAACGTTGACCTTCGTCCTTTCAATCGTGGCGTTCGGGGCCTTTCTCTCGCTCGGGGAAGCAGGCCCCGATGCTTCACTCTCCGCACGTGCAGAACGAAATACGCTGACCGCAGATGAGCAAACCGGTTTCCCGATGGCGCTCGACGCCGCTGGCGACCTCGTGTATCGAGGCCCCTGGATTCCCTACTTCAATATTCAGTATTTTCTGGGCCTTGATGGGATCAGCGTAAGCTTGGTCTTGCTCACGGCGTTGATCAGTCTGCTAGCCTGCCTGGCTTCCTGGGGAATCGAAACAGGAATCAAGGGTTATTTCTCGCTGTTCCTGCTCTTGCTGGGAAGCATGATGGGGGTGTTCCTGGCGCTTGATCTCTTTCTGTTCTTCGTATTCTTTGAATTTATGCTTTTGCCGATGTATTTCCTCATTGGTGTGTGGGGAGGAGAGAATCGAGAGTATGCAGCGATCAAATTCTTGCTCTACACGCTTTTTGGGTCGGTATTCATTTTAGTGGCGATCCTCATTCTCTACTTCTATGCTCCGGAAGGGGCAGAGGCACTGTATACCTTTGACGCGATCCGCTTGATGGGGGCCTCGGAACACTTCTCTGGGACCATCTTCGGATTCGGCGTGCAATCGGTGATCTTTGTCCTGTTCCTCATCGGGTTTCTCATCAAACTTCCGTCCGTCCCTTTCCACACCTGGCTGCCTGATGCACACGTCCAGGCGCCGACGCCGATCAGCATGATCCTCGCTGGAGTGTTGCTGAAGATCGGCGGTTATGGCTTGATCCGGATGGCCTGGCCGCTCGCACCGGTCGGAGCGTACGAACTGTCTTGGTTTGTGGCGGTGCTGGGGGTGGCCAGCATCCTTTATGGCGCGTTGGCGGCGATGGCGCAGTCAGACTTCAAGCGATTGGTAGCGTACAGCTCGGTCAGCCACATGGGATATGTCCTGCTTGGACTATCGGTGATGAATCTCTTTGCGCCGCAGTACTATGCCTACGGGGTCAATGGGGCGATGTTCATGATGATCGCCCACGGCATTACATCGGCGGGGATGTTCTTCCTCGTGGGAGTCGTTTACGAGCGCTTGCATACGAGAGAACTTGACCGCATGGGGGGGCTCATGAATGTGATGCCTGTCTATGGCGGAGTGACGCTCCTGATCTTCTTTGGATCGATGGGGTTGCCGGGGCTGTGCGGGTTCGTGGCCGAGGTGTTCGTGTTGCTCTCGGCATTCAATTATAGTTATGTGCTTGCACTTCTTGCCGCGGCGTCCGTGGTGCTGACGGCTGGATATATTCTCTGGACCCTTCAACGGGTTCTTCTCGGACGCAACGACGCAAACCGTGGCCTACCGGACCTGTCCCTTCGAGAGCGTTTGATCGCCATTCCACTGGTGGTCTTGACGGTCTGGCTCGGAATCTTTCCGCAAACTCTGATCGGCTGGATGAGCCCCGCCGTGGATCGGGTTGTGGCAACCGTGGTCGAAGCCAACGGCTTCGAGTCTCGCCCTGAACCCGAAGCCGTCGCCGATGATGATCGTGATGGAATGGATTCGGTAGCGAAATTGGATCGCTGA
- a CDS encoding DUF6807 family protein, whose product MGDSAPVMGYDDGFFGFGIQENIAMRRLITVTSLCLTLMLFSALPCQAQSIAIEVDAGAYDRIRTPVSAVMTLPEAFAQGDVVILKSIDGQTLLGQLTNPSLLSTPNIHAGSAEGVVRELHFLLPELAKGEIARFDVSESGADLSTIPSFSWERSDEGDFLVRGKEPILRYVRPTLDESSPEARELTFKPFHHLFAPDGRRVSKGPGGLFTHHRGLFFGFNRVSYGDGKQADVWHARGKAYQSHQETLSEEAGPVLGRHRVSVGWHGQEGEIFAIETREVTVFAAEEGYSIDFAARVETKAGPVMLDGDPQHAGVHFRADNHVADVSKDETYYLRPDGPGKPGETRNWEPKTGEGPVNLPWNAMSFKIDGDRYTVAYLDHPENPKEARYSERDYGRFGSYFEYKLTEDRPLEVRYRLWLQTGELTLDRASALDVDFDDPVTVRVVEK is encoded by the coding sequence ATGGGCGACTCGGCCCCGGTGATGGGCTACGATGACGGTTTCTTCGGCTTCGGGATTCAGGAGAACATCGCTATGCGTCGCCTCATCACCGTGACTTCACTTTGCCTAACGTTGATGCTGTTCTCAGCCTTACCATGTCAGGCGCAGTCGATCGCAATCGAGGTCGACGCCGGTGCATATGACCGAATTCGGACGCCAGTCTCCGCTGTGATGACGCTTCCAGAAGCGTTTGCCCAGGGTGATGTGGTGATCCTGAAGTCGATCGACGGGCAGACCTTGCTGGGACAGTTGACAAATCCGTCGCTGCTGAGCACCCCGAACATTCACGCTGGAAGCGCTGAGGGCGTTGTCCGAGAGCTTCACTTTCTTCTGCCCGAACTGGCGAAGGGAGAAATCGCCCGCTTTGATGTGTCGGAATCAGGTGCCGACCTGAGCACCATTCCGTCGTTTTCCTGGGAGCGTTCGGATGAGGGTGATTTCCTCGTTCGGGGGAAGGAACCGATCCTGCGTTACGTTCGACCGACCCTGGACGAGTCGAGCCCCGAGGCCCGAGAGCTGACCTTCAAGCCCTTTCACCACCTGTTCGCGCCCGATGGTCGGCGGGTCAGCAAGGGGCCAGGCGGCCTGTTCACTCACCATCGAGGCCTTTTCTTCGGGTTCAATCGGGTGAGCTACGGTGACGGCAAGCAAGCTGATGTCTGGCATGCCCGAGGGAAGGCTTACCAGTCGCATCAGGAGACCCTTTCTGAGGAGGCCGGCCCGGTCCTGGGACGCCATCGTGTCAGCGTCGGGTGGCATGGACAGGAAGGAGAGATCTTCGCAATCGAAACTCGGGAAGTGACGGTCTTCGCAGCTGAAGAGGGATATTCCATCGACTTCGCCGCCCGGGTCGAAACCAAGGCGGGACCTGTCATGCTTGACGGTGACCCACAACATGCCGGGGTGCACTTTCGAGCCGACAATCATGTGGCCGATGTCTCGAAGGACGAGACGTATTACCTTCGTCCCGATGGTCCTGGGAAGCCTGGCGAAACGCGAAATTGGGAACCAAAAACCGGTGAGGGTCCTGTCAATCTTCCCTGGAACGCGATGAGCTTCAAGATCGATGGCGATCGCTACACGGTCGCGTACCTCGACCATCCCGAGAATCCGAAAGAGGCTCGGTACAGTGAGCGTGATTACGGGCGTTTTGGGTCGTATTTCGAATACAAGCTGACCGAGGATCGGCCGCTGGAGGTTCGCTACCGGCTCTGGTTACAAACCGGGGAGCTGACCCTCGACCGGGCCTCGGCGCTTGATGTCGACTTCGACGACCCGGTCACGGTCAGGGTCGTGGAGAAATGA